Proteins encoded within one genomic window of Triticum aestivum cultivar Chinese Spring chromosome 2D, IWGSC CS RefSeq v2.1, whole genome shotgun sequence:
- the LOC123048987 gene encoding purple acid phosphatase 3-like, with protein sequence MGPIVLLLVVVVAVAAAPAVAELPRLEHSPKADGSLSILAVGDWGRRGEFNQSRVATQMGVVAEKMDADFVISTGDNFYSDGLTGVNDMAFEDSFTGIYTAKSLQKPWYTVLGNHDYRGDALAQTSPVLAKVDRRWICIKSFILNAEIADFFFVDTTPFVLKYWTNPGNSTYDWRGVAPRDTYITNLLKDVEALLRQSRAPWKIVVGHHPIRTAGKHGDTEELVQLLLPMLKANGVDLYVNGHDHCLEQISSSDSPLQYLTSGGGSKAWGGVYAPGADKVEFFHDGQGFMSLRLTATDARLAFYDVAGAVRHTWGHTKAAHY encoded by the exons ATGGGTCCAATTgtgctcctcctcgtcgttgttgTTGCCGTTGCCGCCGCGCCGGCGGTGGCCGAGCTGCCGCGGCTGGAGCACTCGCCCAAGGCGGATGGGTCGCTGTCCATCCTTGCCGTCGGCGACTGGGGAAGGCGTGGGGAGTTCAACCAGTCCCGGGTCGCCACCCAG ATGGGGGTGGTAGCGGAGAAGATGGACGCCGACTTCGTCATCTCCACCGGCGACAACTTCTACAGCGATGGCCTAACCGGCGTCAACGACATGGCCTTCGAGGACTCCTTCACCGGCATCTACACTGCCAAGAGCCTCCAGAAGCCTTGGTACACAG TTCTTGGCAACCATGACTACCGGGGCGACGCCCTGGCGCAGACCAGCCCTGTCCTCGCGAAGGTCGACCGCCGGTGGATCTGCATCAAGTCCTTCATTCTAAACGCAG AGATTGCGGACTTCTTCTTCGTGGACACGACGCCCTTCGTCCTCAAGTACTGGACCAACCCCGGGAACAGCACGTACGACTGGAGAGGAGTTGCTCCTCGCGACACCTACATCACAAATCTTCTCAAG GACGTGGAGGCTTTGCTGAGGCAGTCGAGGGCGCCGTGGAAGATCGTCGTCGGGCACCACCCCATCCGGACCGCCGGCAAGCATGGCGACACCGAAGAGCTCGTGCAGCTTCTCCTCCCGATGCTCAAG GCCAATGGCGTCGACCTCTACGTCAACGGCCATGACCACTGCCTCGAGCAGATCAGCAGCAGCGACAG CCCTCTGCAGTACCTGACGAGCGGCGGCGGGTCCAAGGCGTGGGGCGGCGTCTACGCGCCGGGCGCCGACAAGGTGGAGTTCTTCCACGACGGGCAGGGATTCATGTCGCTGCGCCTGACCGCCACGGACGCGCGCCTCGCGTTCTACGACGTCGCCGGCGCCGTCCGGCACACCTGGGGGCATACCAAGGCCGCGCACTACTGA